A window of Periophthalmus magnuspinnatus isolate fPerMag1 chromosome 21, fPerMag1.2.pri, whole genome shotgun sequence genomic DNA:
TaggccaacttacaggtcagatttgtagagaggtgaccctgcttgGAGCTCacaggcaagcaggtggcaaccttccatcagaaaaaaattgcatagtgcacatttaaatttaGTCAAATCCAAAAAGTCATATCATAATATTTGTATGGATATGGTGGATTTCAAGCCAATCTTTATGCTGTCGAAAAATCCTGAAATGTAAATGCAAGAGCAGCAACTAATAAGTTTAAGTTTACCTTGAATgttaccgtaatgttgaaatttaaatAAGCAACCAGTGTAAGTcttacactcacatacacatggACATAGAAGTTGGAGGGACAGATGATGAGCAGCAGGTGACACAGGCACAACAGATGTAGCAGAGGCTCATGATGGGACAGCAGCTCATGCCCTTCACACCCCCCTGCCAAGCACACATTTTAGGAAACCCACAGTGCTCTACAGTGATGCATAATCATGAGCATGTGCAGTGGAGCAGACAGGGATCACAGTGCACCTCCTCCTGTGTCTGCAGGAACATGTGAGCAAAGAAGGGACTGTAGgggtttacatttttttcaatcgCTTTAGCACATTTCTCTGTTGAAAATTGACATTTGCTCACACAGAACCCCAAACAGAGTTATATTTTACCTAAACTAAATTTATCTCAGCAAAAAGcagtttttcattcaaaacCGAGTCCCCCCAAAAGTAAGTTTTACCATCAAAACTCTTAGACATGTCTTTTCTGTgctctttcattcatttgacaGAGCAGTTCAGAAGTCTTTGTCCTGCTCTCACTGACCAGAGTCACGGCCGTTGGGGTTCACAATATACACATATGAATCCGGGGCTAGAAaagctgtgttttttgtttaaaaccAGTGAAAAGAATCAAACATTTTTTGTAAAacatatgaatgaaataaatatattaccTATGCATATAGCTCTATTGCTGGATTTTACTGAAGACATTTACATTACactgtatatacagtatactgtATGTAGCATGTGTCATAttcatacagtctgtgctctCTCCTGTACACCTTCTCCCTGTTTGACTCAAGAGTGAAGTACTCACAAATAGGTCCTTTTGCTGTTATGCTTGAATTTCTATATTGAAAGAGACAGAGTTTAGGCCAACATCCTTAACATGAGaacaagtgaaggtgtatgtgaCTCCAGTGATCATGTATGATTCTGAATGAGAGCTGTGTCAAGTGTTCTGAGAGAGAATCTGAGAACTGTGTGAACTGATGAgaaatgttccaaatgattCGAGTGCCTGTGCCCCTGTTCAGATATATGTTTGGACCAAATGATCACACTAAGTTTAAAAAATTGTGCTAGAACGATTGAAAAAACTGCAATGGCTTCACAGCGCCCCCCTGTGGTCATCTTAAGTGTCACACTGCAGGTAATAAGCTATAGACTTCAGTTCAGCAGAAGATAAAACCAAgcaatttcacttttattttttacagatgaTTGATTGTTGTCTGTTTTCCATTTATTTGAAGCCAAGGCTCACTGCTGATATTGAATTTGTTCACCCAGCTTTGTGCAAAAAAGAAAGTGCAAGAGAAACCTCCATGTCACTTTGAAGAATGTTTCCACTGGAATCACAGAAGAAGATGTTCCAATAACATTCACGTTTTGGTAAGGTGAATTTACATATAAAAACCCATTAGTAAAAGTAGACCACAGAGATAGAAAACACAATTgaaattaaaaactgtaaagTGAAGTAAGATTTCTGATCAAATCCCACAAAACTATAAACTCTAAAAGTTGTTCTGGCTCTCGCTGTGTTGGTTAGATCCCCATTATCTAGTGGGAAGCTGAGTTGAAGAACAGTTTTGACAGACCTGCTGGATACTGGAGCTAAACTCAGTGGGGCTGTTCAAGTCCAACTACAGACAACACACTCAAAAACACTCACAGtggtatgtttgtttgtttttctattgtGACAATTAGAAACTTTGGACAAATCTCAACGGTTTGATTTGCAATTAGGCTAAACTGAAATACGCATTGGCACACAACATAATTTAGAGGAAAGATcaaatgtaactgttatttaaaatgtggtatTTAAATACTATTATTAATTTGTGTTTGACTCAGGCTTCAACTAGTTTTTCTTGGTAGCCTGCAGGAGCTGTGAGCATGGCAGCGGCACCGGGGGACATATCTTCAAAACTTGAGCCAAAATCTTGATCAGGCTTGCCTAGAGGATACTGTGCATGCTTTGGGTTGATAGAGGGGAACTGGAGAGGTTggaggaaacacacacagacatggggATGCAATTGACACAAACTTCCTGGCTGTgtggtttgtgttgtattgacTTTTTTAAGTGAGTGGATCTAAAATGTGTTGGCACCACTGCAATATCCTCTCAAAGGCTTGTTACATATTCATTTCCTTGTGGGATTTCCCAGGGCAGTTTTGTAGAGCATGCTGCATGTGTGCTATGAGGTGACTTTTAAGGACTTTTACAGACTATGAAATGTGCTTCGTCGGTGTAATGTTGAGTTGTGAATCTTGCACATATATGAAGTATGTGACCTTCACTTGCTGTGTCCTGATTAACCCAGTGATGCCATGTTCATAAATGTTAATGAGAATGAACCTAAGGCCGTATGAAAATGAGACAGGTTATGTGATGAGCAAAGACAAACAGAAGTGACTTACCTCCGAGGTCACAGATGACCTTAAAAGGTGAGAGGTCAAAGGCCCTGATGACGTCTCTGCCGCAGATGTTCCAAATGGAGTTCATTAACTGCATGAACTTGACCATCTCCTCATCAGACCTGGCCATACACAGCAGTTAGACAGAGACATGGTTTTCacacaaagtaaaatgtaagaaaatttTCAAAATATTGTAGCATTCTTGTGTAAGGAAACATGggaaatttcttctggttgtttattttctgaacactgtTGACCGTAATCCATgccagagcaaaacaaaagcagtctcaactcactagagccagtctccaaaacaagACAAGTAACTGACGAAAGGACCGTCACATCAACTTGTTGGCATAGCAACCATGtctcacatacaaaagcagttacatgataaaacataaacagctacaataacaacaaaagctgtcaactctgaactaaacacaaaatattagatGATTACAATACATAAATATAGATAGGGCTGGGACAAATGAAGTATGGGGGCTAGAATACTGAAGAATTGAGTGATTTTGTGCTGTTGCCCCTCTGTGGCTAAAGGTACACAGATTTTTTGCCCACGTGTGTTGTATATTACATAGACCTACATTCATTTTCAGTACAATCACAGATTAACACcagatttcatttttaaaatcgAAAACATGGTGTTAATGTCAAGGAAAACAGGTTTATTGACTTTCTGAACTGATCCAATTCTCACATGGCttggtaaacacacacacacacacccacacacacacactacagcttTAGTGGTCCAAACATGGGTAGAGTGAACTGATCAAGCGTCTatggcagagaggagagagaagacacatCCCAAAGTGGCTCACTGTACATCACTGCAGCTCCACGCTCTGTCAACATCAATCTGCACTGTTTGTGAATCAGAAAATCAAATAGGCCTTTAATAACTGCTGTGTTTTGCATTATAACATCTGACATCCAGAGGAGTTAGACTGAAGAAACTTGGAAAGCAAAGACAGCTTTTTTAGTATGGTAATTTGATGCTCCTATAATATTTTCTATACCAAAGAGAGAATAAAATTAACCAAATCAAAAAGCACAAATTTTATCGAATATATTTTAGTTATGGAAAATTTTGTCTGGAGCTACAATTCTATACTGATTTATGGTTCATGTACcaaagtatcaagtatcaagatATGTTTGTTATGGCTGTGGATGTTCTGTTGACATTTTGGGCTAtatcaaaaacaaatcaaataaaaaatgtggttTTCAACAACACTGGCAAACGTAATTACCAGTTAGTCACCatggatttgattttttttgtgtgatgtGATAAAAACTGCAGCGGTACCGTTTTCTATTTTGAGAAAAGCGACCCTTACAAACATTTCTTTTCCGGCCTTGAATTTCTACAGGCCAAGTATCATTGCTGAAATCACACAAATTGCTCTGAATAAAAGCACATTTGACTTTCAAACCGCCATCTTTTCCAACAGCAGTGACTCATCATGACAGAtcctttgtctgtttttgcCTCTCCAAATCATTCTTGAAAGTGGGATcttgaaattttaaattatTCAGGTGCAACACAAGGCAGGCTAAACTGAGGAGTAAATAGTGCTGTGAGTCATCCTTTTGAATTCGTTCTTCCTGCCGCTCCGAGAGGTTGTTCCCCACTTGGATAATATACCCACAGTATTCACAGGGGAAATGAGCGCCGTAAACAAGCTCCACTCCACATTAAATCAATTGAGCACAGGTGTGGAGGCTCCTCATTCTCAATCAATTAAAGCTGAATTGCAAATTAATTTGAGTGAGAGAGGAACTGTTCAGTCTGGGTGTGTATGGGCTGCACTGTAAACACAATAGAAACATGATTTGTACAGCAAGAATGGCATTGCCTTGTAAACTTGATTTAAATAAGTATATATGTGGCAGTCAAGAATAACTTTtcctgtatgtttgtttttttatgaatataGACGAGGAAAGAATGTATTTATGGAAGGAAGGCAGGAGGACATTATTCTTGGTTTATGTTAAAGAATCTACAGGCTGTAAACAATTAAATCTCCATTTACTTCCACAAACATATACATTCTATCACCAGCTTACACACGGGAGGTGAGGTGGatgacgtgtcttgcccaagaacacaacagcatTATTCATTCTGAGTGGGAATggtctaaccactgagccactgctgccccattACAGCACCGGGCATTCCTAGTGGTATCTCATCCGAAATACTATCCAGGCCTAAACCCGCtgagcttctgagatcagatgaCATTTTAAGGAACATTCAAAAGATGGAATATTGCGTTTTGACTAGTTAATTGCTCTGTCAACAGTGATAACCTGTCATTACTCTAAACCCCATAGGTTTTGtcttaatatatttaaatatagatGAAATGCATGCTTGTTCAGTtatctcctgtcctcctccatcTCATGCTCTATGTATTTATGATTTACATCTAACATTACATAAAGTACAGGACAAGAGGACATTTTTGCGGCTCATTTCCCCTCTTGTTTGGACTCTGACAGATTTTCGACAGCCCTCCACACTACAATGCCTCAGGCTGGCTGCGATCAAAAGCTATTAGCAAACAATGTGTGAAACTCTTGCAGCCATGTGACCCCTAAAAACTGCTGACCGGCCAATCGGTGAAGCAGAAACTGTATTAGTTTCTGTATAAACAAACAAGACCTCAAGGACAATAGCTATGTGAACTCTAGCTTTTTTCTTGCCTtgagcttttttattttttattttgctgtgtcACATCTCCTGTCTCCTAATGAGTCCCACCAGTCATTTCTTTTGAAGGAAACACAAACTGGGTGACTGGCTGTCTTAAGAAAAAGTGACAAGGAGAGAATCATTATTGTGTGTATTGGAGGTTGTAGTTGTTTATTACATTGTGGGGACTGAAATTGGTGTACACTGTCACTTTGAGGAGACTCTCCTcctttatggggacaaaaatctgGTCCCCGTGATGTAAATCCTTCAATATTAGAACAATGACATAGTTTACAGTTCAGATATTAGTCATTTACAATAAGGTTATTGTTAAGGTTAGGACCAGATTCCAGGAAATGTGTGTAAGCCcctccaaaaataaaaacattgtgtaTATATAGTGTTTTCAAAAGCGATGTCTTACCTGTACAGAGCCTGAAACAGATCTTTGGAGTTGACACCAAATGCCTTTTCATACTGGTTTGTTCCCTCTCTGAAAGTTCAACATATATTTGACATTAGCTTACATAAATGGCATATATTTCAAGCTCACATTTGCAAAGTAAGTTCTATAATGTCACTATTTACCACTTCATTTTGTGGCTTGTCAGTCCCAGAAGTAAAGATAAAAAATTTTGCAACCTGAGCGAGAGTTGCAGCCTTCACACCTGGAGGCAAAAATCTGTCCTCTTCCACCTCAAACTCACTTCCTCTGTTCTTTCTTATCCCTCTGTGCATTATTAACCTTGGCCTGTTTTGAAGTgccctgtttatttatttcctgttttagcTCATCGAGTCTGTCAAGCCCTTGCATCACGTTGTGTCCcaattaaacaaaaaagaaaatgtctCTAAAGTCTCCATCACTTGGGGCAGCAGAATTCAATACAGCTGGGACACACCAAAGAGGGTTCAAAGCtaactatttttaaaaaaggtacaTTTTAAACCAGGCAGAGAAGTTCAGGCTGAATTTTTGTGCTAACCCAGAAATGTACTTATAGTCTGCTTCTTTTAAGTATCATATCACATATTCATACTATATCTCTAGAGTGATAAAATggtagtaataaaataaatattaaaacaatcaaaaatatatatatgttatagcttatctccatgaagatgatattgcttttcctgctccactgagacaaggccacattacaggccagatctgcagagaggggACctggctcacagtaagaatgtatatttattaaggtattttgagcaataaaattacaaaaacatataaatataactatatatataaataaaatatataaatactgttttataacatatattaataattaatgACATACCTGATGGCGTCGGTGAGGTAGTGCCAGCACAGGTAGATCGTTTTGGAGCTGTACTGAATGGAGTGATACAGGGACACTGGGCTGGAGTGCGTGAGGTACACTCTGGCCTCTTCTGTGTTACTGTAGAGCACTGAAACAAAGAACAAGACAAAGTGAAAAATACTGCAAGTTTAAAGATGTCTTATGTTGCAAATTGCTTTGTAAAACATTGCAAGAATAGGCAACTGTTGTGTTGTCACATGTACAATTCCAATAAGCGTTCATATCGTTATTAGTCAATATTAAGTAAAATTACCCACTGTGTTGATCAAACCAAATACAATATCAGATTATAAACATTAATTTCCCTGTCTATGTACACGCAAAGACTACCTTAACAATAATATTCCAAATTGTGTACTATTATTACAATCTAACCAGGCCCACATCAAAAATCTGGGGGCAAAGTTAGCATTGGCCTAAAGTAGAAatcatttaagttaaaaaaaaaaaaaagaaaaaaaaaaaaaaatgactgtaGCTCTGTAACTGAGTGTACGTGTTTTGCCTTCATTTAACCTTCAGGTCAGATAAATCTATGGCAACTGGTGGTTCATCCAAACAGCACAGTTTCTCACAGAGCAGAATATGTTGAACCCAGTGAGAAACGGTGAGTCGCTCTTCCATTTCACTGAGTCAGACAGAGTGTACGAAATCTCACGCTGACTTTAGTGAACTACATAGAGCTACTTCAAAGAGAGCTATTTTAGGAAGCCCTGGGTAAGTGCTTTAAATGGTATAAATATTAATGTTAGCTTGAAGCATCTCAAAAAATGTTAACAGAATGGGAATATAATCTCTACAGACGTTACATACAAAACAGTTACTATTGTTTTCTATTGTAGCCATGGCCAGTCAAGTCTAGTCTATAGTCTTACAAAGTTCTGTAAATGCCAAagtgaaaaaagtcaaataggTCTACTATTAAGAAACTGTTGCAACCTTAACGCCCgcttttgcttttttaatggATGCACTCACTAACCTCGTTCATTTTCCTGCTGTGTTGTAAGGAGCTCGAGCCCTGTGCACGCGGCCAACAGTCTCTCCATCCCATCCAAACTAGCGCCCAGTGCTGCAGAGAGCTCCGCGGccgacagggggcgctgtgcctCATGTAACGTGTCAAAAACTCCCAACTCACAGGCCGTGAACACAGTCTGAGACACACAAGAGTACAATGTGCATCTTTGAGAAATGGGTGGATAAATGGTATATTTAATTATAGAATGACTGCTCTGTCAGactgatactttaatactttgatACTACAATTCTCATGCCATCTTGTTACCTAAAGTTATTTTGTTACCATGcatattttaggttttttttttttttttttttttttttttttttttttttagctaggTCTACTGTATTTAACTGCAAAATCAGctattaattacatttgtatTGTAAAATCTAAACTCTTTTGTAGCCAGATGTAGCCATATGTAGATATAGCTATggatatatgtataaaaaataataataataaataaaaaataataataaaatggaaaCTACATTGTGGCACATGTTGGCCTAAAATTAAATATGTTCagccaatatatatataattcaaacaatatttcaaatttcaatATAGTGAGCATTAACAACAAGTATAGACGAATTTATCCTGTGGACCAATAAAATCTTTCCAACCCTTCTTTTACCTTAGAGATGAGGAAACCTTCCATGTACTGAAGTATTTTCCTGGGGTACGCCTCTATAGCCTGTGCTCTATCAGATCCTCTCTCCTGGTGTTCAGCCATCTCCCCGTTCTCAACCAAATTCCCAAATGGTTCACCTCTGTTTGTGGAGCATTTATGAATGACCAGGCAAAACCATAATACGGCCAGTCAAAACCATAGCGCCCACCCCCTTAAAAACAGTGAGAGTAGCAGTGGGCTAAGAAGATTACAGTCAGATATCCCAGATTAGGACAAGGGCTCAGACAGCACCACACAAAGAAACAATATGGCCACAGTGCGCCCTTGTTCATTATCAGTCACACTTGGTTGGAGATTTTGTGCATTTCCAGAACAGGACCATCTCTGTGTGACGGGAAATGAGGTTGACTCAACAGGTGACTAAAACTTGGGATATGCCTATGAACCTAGCCACATGATATCGACACAAACTTTTTTTGGGGGCATGTCTTGGGTAGCTGTGgttgtttaaatgtgctttataaataaactggACTTGACAATGCACTTTGAGTTTGCTGCAATGTATTATGAAACTAATGGACAAACATTCAATTTTGAACACTTACTTCTACTTGAAATCAATTACGGGGGTTAAGATGAGtaaatggagatgttttgcctggaatattccacctggaatgttccacaaaatagCATCAAACTGAGCAATCTCTATGTAGAAATGCAAGTGGCTCCACCAAACATAGTATTCATTAGATAAGTTTGTACTGAGGAACATTGCAGGTAAAGCAAAACATTTTCCCAAAACAAGTAgggagaaaacttacatagtacCCACTAATAAGCTTTTGTTCTAGTTTCTAGTCCACTAAACATAATTACATATTCACAATATCAATTAATCAACCAGAAAAAACAAGGCCATTGAGCAAAAGAATCTCCAGAACCACTTTTATTTGAGAGACGTCACAGATGCTGAACATGCAACAACCAATAAGAATGCCTAGCAAAGTGTTGGACAGCTTAATCTTAACAAGGCATTTTCATTCATAACAAAAAGGTACAATACATATCCTATGGTCAGTGGCATATGCATTATTGTATCTTCTCCTATTCATATCTTACTAGTTATGTTCAAGTATCTTACTGACAGGCACTACAATGCTGTCAGTTGCTGTTCAATACATTTAATCATTATAGTGTGATAACACATTCAGGATTGACAATGCcctttgaagaaaataaagagTAAACTGTGAGTTAAAATCTTAGTTGTGAAATTAGTTATGCTGTATGACTTTAGTTACTCTTCCCCCCTCTTCATAGTAGACACTTAAGTTCAATACAGCATTTACTGTTTTGCTTTTGAACAgtaatgtaaaaatgtcaaatgagAGCAGCCTAAAACTAATGGAAAATATTAAGTTAACGTAAAACTAgtccaataaaacaaataccACTGAATTTCACATGCATGGCAGCTTTCCATGTTCACAGTCTCTGTTTTGACATTCAAGTTTTTTGAAAGGACCATTGCATCTCTTTGTACTGTGTCTTATTATACTGTCAAACTTAAGTCTATCTTCTATTTGAATGGCTCCTATCCCTGCTGTGCCTCCTGTATCGTCCACTGTATTTGCTGTGGGAGGAGCTTCGAGACCTGCTTCGGCTATATCCATGATGACCTCGCCTGTAGCCCCTTCCACCACGCTCCCCTTGACCCCTCCCTccgctgctgctcctgctcctgtcccgaCTAGAACTACTGCTATGGCTCCTTCCCCTCCCCTTTGTGTAGCTGCTCCCCCGCCTCCTCCTGCTACCGTGCCGACTGGAACTCCTTCTCCTGTCGCTGCTGCCATGATGACTGGAACCTCTCCTCCTGCTGCCGTGATGACTGGAACTCCTCCTCCGGCTGTCGTGGCGACTGGAACTCCTTCGGCTGTCGTGGCGATTGTGgctccttctcctcctgccTTGGTTATAAGGGCTTGAACCTCTGTGTGGTTGCTCTGGACCTTTTGTGTTCTCTTTGCTATGTCTACTCCTCATagcttcatttttattattatctcctcctcctcctccttctttctttgCCTCCACATTTTGCACAACAACTGACTTCTCTGGTTTTAACCCATTAACCCTGCTTAGGACGCCCATTATCAAGTCATCAGCTCcactggtctctggtccagATGGCTCCTGAGTATCTGGAGATTTTTTACCACTACTTTTCTTGAGCAGGTTACAAAGTAGTTTCTCTCTCAGTTCCTTCTCACGGCGTTGAAGCTCTAGTGCTCGCTCCTTCTCCACCTCCACCCTGTGAAGCTCTGCCTCCTGTTGGCGTCTGCAGGCCTCCAGCTGCTGCAGCCGGGCTAACTCCGCCCTCTGCCGAGCCTCTTCCCTCCTTTTCAGGTCCTCTCGCTCCGCCCGCTCCTTCTCCAACTGCTGCTGCCTTTTAGCCTGTtagaacagattttttaaaatggagTTAGAgcagaatgaaatgaaacaatttAATTATTTGGTTCTTGTAAGGCaggatattttggtgttttaatgttttctttttcttttcctatgtgTCATATCTTatgtatctgtttttgttgattttgtgtattttgggtGGCTTAA
This region includes:
- the asmt gene encoding acetylserotonin O-methyltransferase, yielding MAEHQERGSDRAQAIEAYPRKILQYMEGFLISKTVFTACELGVFDTLHEAQRPLSAAELSAALGASLDGMERLLAACTGLELLTTQQENERVLYSNTEEARVYLTHSSPVSLYHSIQYSSKTIYLCWHYLTDAIREGTNQYEKAFGVNSKDLFQALYRSDEEMVKFMQLMNSIWNICGRDVIRAFDLSPFKVICDLGGCSGALAKHCTSTYPQCTVTIFDLPTVVRTSREHFVTSAHSRIGFHEGDFFKDPIPKADLYILARILHDWTDQCCVELLSRVYKACNPGGAVLLVEALLFEDGSGPLTAQLYSLNMLVQTEGRERTAAQYTALLTAAGFTSVQHRFTGKTYDTVLGRKQT